The proteins below are encoded in one region of Alistipes communis:
- the buk gene encoding butyrate kinase, whose product MSYIILAINPGSTSTKIAVYEDTQPVLSLAIDHSAAEIAAFATIGDQFEWRKDLVLESLRKRGFDIGTLSAVIGRGGLVHPVEGGVYEVNDALHDDLLHARRQHASNLGGLIAQEIAAEVGVKAYIADPVVVDEMIPYARISGLPQLPRESVFHALNQKAIARRYARETGRKYEELNLIVSHMGGGITVSAHRQGRVIDTSNALNGAGPFSPERAGTLPPGPLIDLCFSGEYTREELQKLINGRGGLLAHLGTTSVPEILRRIDNNDLQAMLVLRAMCYNVAKEIGAMAIALKGKADAILLTGGIAHNKRLTDFIAAHVDFIAPVFVYPGENELEALARNALAVLRGDCEAKTYYKADVTA is encoded by the coding sequence ATGAGCTACATCATTCTGGCTATTAACCCGGGCTCTACCTCCACGAAGATCGCCGTCTACGAAGATACGCAGCCCGTCCTTTCGCTGGCGATCGACCACTCCGCCGCCGAGATCGCCGCGTTCGCGACGATCGGCGACCAGTTCGAATGGCGGAAAGACCTCGTGCTCGAATCGCTGCGCAAACGCGGATTCGACATCGGCACCCTCTCTGCCGTCATCGGCCGCGGCGGGCTGGTGCATCCCGTCGAGGGCGGGGTCTACGAGGTGAACGACGCATTGCACGACGACCTGCTCCACGCCCGGCGGCAGCACGCCTCGAATCTGGGCGGACTGATCGCACAGGAGATCGCAGCCGAGGTCGGTGTCAAGGCCTATATCGCCGATCCGGTCGTGGTGGACGAGATGATTCCCTACGCACGCATTTCGGGACTGCCCCAGCTGCCGCGCGAATCGGTCTTCCACGCCCTCAACCAGAAGGCCATCGCACGCCGGTACGCCCGCGAAACGGGTCGGAAATACGAAGAGCTGAACCTGATCGTCTCGCACATGGGAGGCGGCATCACCGTCAGCGCGCACCGCCAGGGGCGCGTGATCGACACCTCCAACGCCCTCAACGGCGCAGGGCCGTTTTCGCCGGAGCGCGCCGGCACGCTGCCTCCGGGACCGCTGATCGATCTTTGCTTTTCGGGAGAATACACCCGCGAAGAGTTGCAGAAACTCATCAACGGCCGCGGCGGCCTGCTCGCACACCTCGGCACGACGTCGGTCCCCGAAATCCTGCGGCGGATCGACAACAACGATTTGCAGGCGATGCTGGTGTTGCGCGCCATGTGCTACAACGTAGCCAAGGAGATCGGGGCGATGGCCATCGCCCTCAAAGGCAAGGCGGACGCGATCCTGCTCACCGGCGGCATCGCCCACAACAAGCGGCTCACGGATTTCATCGCCGCGCATGTCGACTTCATCGCCCCGGTCTTCGTCTACCCCGGCGAGAACGAGTTGGAGGCGTTGGCACGCAACGCACTGGCCGTGCTGCGCGGCGACTGCGAGGCGAAGACCTACTACAAAGCGGACGTCACGGCATAA
- a CDS encoding lipopolysaccharide biosynthesis protein — MGGELRDKVASGVAWSLGEKLGTILLQMVVSIVVARLLMPDDVGLMALMTFFSSLALVVVDSGFSQMLIRKGDPAQGDYKSVFLFNVVVSWIVYGVLVAVFPVVAAFYGRPILARIAPVLFLLVPVNALGTIQNTIFMRQFRFALLSKITFVASLASGVLAVTMALAGCGVWSLVGQRLSSIAVRAALLWFFSDWRPRRTERASTRPLREMAPYSLRLMATDLISAIYTRVAQLFIGKIYSTDLLGYFYQAQKLEELPVTSTVQSVQNVTFPAFSKLAASPRKFAESYRQVVMIVAFLMFPAMTGLSAVAPDLFALLLGEKWMPTVPYFEAMCLVGLFTPLAMIAYNVLKTLSDGRVVVRLEVVKRVLMTGVLAVTIPHSVMAIVWGMVAMAAIELVLNLVATTRLCTLSLWRFVRTLLPIAAVTALMYGTVVWGVQPRIADLHLGLRLMVQLIAGVAVFAGAAALFRLESLRETLAIVRKLWHKTC; from the coding sequence ATGGGCGGGGAGTTGCGCGATAAGGTCGCCAGCGGCGTGGCGTGGAGTCTGGGCGAGAAGCTCGGAACCATCCTGTTGCAGATGGTCGTCTCGATCGTCGTGGCGCGGCTGCTGATGCCCGACGACGTGGGGCTAATGGCGCTGATGACCTTCTTCTCGTCGCTGGCGCTGGTGGTCGTCGACAGCGGCTTTTCGCAGATGCTCATCCGCAAGGGCGATCCTGCGCAGGGCGATTACAAGTCGGTCTTCCTCTTCAACGTCGTCGTTTCGTGGATCGTCTACGGCGTGCTGGTGGCTGTCTTTCCTGTCGTAGCGGCTTTTTACGGGCGGCCGATTCTGGCGCGTATCGCGCCGGTGCTCTTTCTTCTGGTGCCGGTCAATGCGCTGGGTACGATCCAGAATACGATCTTCATGCGGCAGTTCCGCTTCGCGCTGCTGTCGAAGATCACTTTCGTCGCGTCGCTTGCGAGCGGTGTGCTGGCCGTGACGATGGCGCTGGCCGGATGCGGCGTGTGGAGCCTGGTCGGGCAGCGCCTCTCGTCGATCGCGGTGCGGGCGGCGCTGCTGTGGTTTTTCAGCGATTGGCGGCCGCGCCGCACGGAACGGGCTTCGACGCGCCCGCTGCGTGAAATGGCTCCTTACAGCCTGCGGCTCATGGCCACCGACCTCATCTCGGCGATCTATACCCGTGTGGCGCAGCTCTTCATCGGCAAGATCTACTCGACCGATCTGCTCGGCTATTTCTATCAGGCGCAGAAACTCGAAGAGCTGCCCGTCACGTCGACCGTGCAGTCGGTGCAGAACGTCACCTTTCCCGCTTTTTCCAAACTGGCGGCCTCGCCTCGCAAATTCGCCGAAAGCTACCGGCAGGTGGTGATGATCGTCGCCTTTCTGATGTTTCCCGCGATGACGGGCCTCTCGGCCGTCGCACCCGATCTCTTCGCCCTGCTGCTGGGCGAAAAGTGGATGCCGACGGTGCCTTATTTCGAGGCGATGTGCCTCGTGGGGCTTTTCACGCCGCTGGCGATGATCGCCTACAACGTGCTCAAAACCCTGAGCGACGGCCGCGTGGTGGTGCGGTTGGAGGTCGTCAAGCGTGTCTTGATGACGGGCGTGCTGGCGGTGACTATTCCGCACAGCGTCATGGCGATCGTGTGGGGCATGGTGGCCATGGCGGCCATCGAACTGGTGCTCAATCTCGTTGCGACGACGCGGCTCTGCACGCTGTCTCTCTGGCGGTTCGTGCGGACGCTGCTGCCCATCGCGGCCGTTACGGCGCTGATGTACGGCACGGTGGTGTGGGGCGTGCAACCCCGTATCGCCGACCTGCACCTCGGCTTGCGGCTTATGGTGCAGCTGATCGCCGGCGTCGCGGTCTTCGCCGGTGCCGCGGCCCTTTTCCGGCTGGAATCCCTGCGCGAGACGCTGGCGATCGTACGGAAGTTATGGCACAAAACCTGTTGA
- the pyk gene encoding pyruvate kinase, translated as MIKRTKIVATLSVQRCTEELVRSLFKAGMNIVRINSAHASLENAAEIIRMVRSVSNSIPVMLDTKGPEIRVTRMDDAYPDGIRFAAGDRVKVRGTSVKTDIPSTREVIYMNVEHIVRDVPAGATMLIADGEMELHVEQKSAEELVCRVMRDCTLRSRKSVNVPNVSIDLPSVTEKDRMYIEWATENGVDFIAHSFVRSARDVEAVQAILDSRNSGIKIISKIENQEGIDNIDEIIEASYGIMVARGDLGVELPAEIIPITQRMIVDKCIAAKRPVIIATQMLYSMVGSPRPTRAEVSDVASAIYERVDAVMLSDETASGAYPVESVETMARIAKAIERDEAYSTPFIDIHMVSVNHEITAQIARSAVRASTNLPIRAILLDTLTGRTGRYIAAFRPTTIVIAVCYTLQAQRLLGLSYGVMPILRSKSKEDSYHFLGDAMEFINQRYQELKDEDMVVAIGGSFGAVRGASYIEIATIGDIKRRNEERRAQLK; from the coding sequence ATGATTAAACGAACGAAAATAGTGGCGACGCTCTCGGTGCAGCGTTGCACGGAAGAGTTGGTGCGAAGCCTGTTCAAGGCGGGAATGAACATCGTGCGGATCAATTCGGCGCACGCCTCGCTGGAAAATGCCGCCGAGATCATCCGCATGGTGCGCAGCGTTTCGAATTCGATCCCCGTCATGCTCGACACGAAGGGCCCCGAGATTCGCGTGACGCGCATGGACGACGCCTATCCCGACGGCATCCGCTTTGCGGCGGGCGACAGGGTGAAGGTGCGCGGGACGAGCGTCAAAACCGATATTCCCTCGACGCGCGAGGTGATCTACATGAATGTCGAGCACATCGTGCGCGACGTGCCGGCGGGGGCCACGATGCTCATCGCCGACGGCGAAATGGAACTGCATGTCGAACAGAAATCGGCCGAAGAACTGGTCTGCCGCGTCATGCGCGACTGCACGTTGCGTTCGCGCAAGAGCGTCAACGTCCCCAACGTGTCGATCGACCTGCCTTCGGTGACCGAGAAAGACCGCATGTACATCGAGTGGGCCACGGAGAACGGCGTCGATTTCATCGCCCACTCGTTCGTGCGCAGCGCGCGCGACGTCGAAGCCGTGCAGGCGATTCTCGACAGCCGGAACAGCGGCATCAAGATCATCTCGAAGATCGAGAACCAGGAGGGAATCGACAACATCGACGAGATCATCGAAGCCTCCTACGGCATCATGGTGGCGCGCGGCGACCTGGGCGTCGAGCTGCCTGCCGAGATCATCCCCATCACGCAGCGGATGATCGTCGACAAGTGCATCGCCGCCAAACGTCCGGTCATCATCGCCACGCAGATGCTCTACTCGATGGTCGGTTCGCCGCGTCCGACGCGCGCCGAGGTGAGCGATGTCGCCAGCGCCATCTACGAGCGGGTCGACGCCGTCATGCTGAGCGACGAGACCGCTTCGGGGGCCTATCCCGTGGAGTCGGTCGAGACGATGGCGCGCATCGCCAAGGCCATCGAGCGCGACGAAGCCTATTCGACGCCCTTCATCGACATCCACATGGTGTCGGTCAACCACGAGATTACGGCGCAGATCGCCCGTTCGGCGGTGCGCGCTTCGACCAACTTGCCGATTCGGGCGATTCTGCTCGATACGCTGACGGGCCGCACGGGGCGTTACATCGCTGCGTTCCGCCCGACGACGATCGTCATCGCGGTCTGCTACACGTTGCAGGCGCAGCGCTTGCTGGGTCTCTCCTACGGTGTCATGCCGATCCTGCGCAGCAAGAGCAAGGAGGATTCCTATCATTTTCTGGGCGACGCCATGGAGTTCATCAACCAGCGTTACCAGGAGTTGAAGGACGAGGATATGGTCGTGGCCATCGGCGGCAGTTTCGGTGCCGTGCGCGGCGCCTCCTACATCGAGATCGCCACGATCGGCGATATCAAGCGCCGCAACGAGGAGCGTCGGGCGCAGTTGAAATAG